Proteins from a genomic interval of Bradyrhizobium sp. CCGB01:
- a CDS encoding MarR family winged helix-turn-helix transcriptional regulator, with amino-acid sequence MIEKKLDRAITDFIWNVVEINSQLEDIHTSWAGLLGITEPQWLILMAITELDEGPGVAGIDVANKLRVHPAFVTNQTKSLEKAGFLSRRPGADDARFVLMSLTAKATTEIEKLSKRRLALNSTMFNELDEKTLADLNAALATIAKNARLAARLLAIDVS; translated from the coding sequence ATGATCGAGAAAAAACTCGACAGGGCAATTACCGACTTCATCTGGAATGTCGTCGAGATCAACTCTCAGCTGGAGGACATCCACACCAGCTGGGCCGGACTGTTGGGCATCACCGAGCCGCAATGGCTGATCCTGATGGCGATCACCGAACTGGACGAGGGGCCGGGAGTCGCAGGCATCGACGTTGCGAACAAGCTGCGGGTCCACCCGGCCTTTGTGACCAACCAGACCAAGAGCCTGGAAAAGGCCGGCTTCCTGTCGCGCCGGCCGGGAGCCGACGACGCGCGCTTCGTTCTGATGTCGCTGACGGCAAAGGCGACCACGGAAATCGAAAAGCTGTCCAAGCGAAGGCTCGCCTTGAACTCGACCATGTTCAACGAGCTCGACGAGAAGACCCTGGCCGACCTGAACGCTGCGCTCGCAACGATCGCGAAGAACGCCCGGCTGGCGGCGCGATTGCTGGCTATCGATGTTTCCTGA
- a CDS encoding S9 family peptidase: MESDHWPHGSCDGAGRGLARLRNRASGFFESLSIAELARGAQRHLWVLDWLRIANDYRTFAESARENRSVQVAREAWLCALTAFEVARSLSCPGDTESAGLADKVDISLRGFEDDAGPAVERVKIDCFGEGTLTGFFLPVFRHGPSAPAVICVSDEEITLGSMMSRLLAASPRRNMSLLLVDAGNSSVRRTFKPEHVLQCWLDYLAARPDVDAQRIAIYGEGAGATQASRLALTDRRIAAAVCDGGLLTPVMRRASLRWMTGFEQAAHDGASTGPSLPSRRMSCPLLMAVGSRSMVCEQDALELQAGYRQAGGDCSVVVPNRIPHPLGEVENFIAVDDFIFEWLDSKLGAARQLGPVTYL, from the coding sequence ATGGAATCCGATCATTGGCCTCACGGCTCGTGCGACGGCGCCGGCCGAGGTCTGGCGCGGCTGCGGAATCGCGCGTCCGGATTTTTCGAGAGCCTGTCCATTGCAGAACTCGCGCGTGGGGCGCAGAGGCATCTGTGGGTTTTGGACTGGTTGAGGATCGCAAACGACTATCGCACATTCGCCGAATCCGCCCGCGAAAATCGCTCCGTGCAAGTCGCACGGGAAGCGTGGCTGTGCGCGCTGACGGCGTTTGAAGTCGCGAGAAGCTTGTCTTGCCCGGGAGATACCGAGAGTGCCGGCCTCGCTGACAAGGTCGATATCAGCCTGAGGGGCTTCGAGGATGACGCCGGTCCAGCGGTCGAGCGGGTGAAGATCGATTGCTTCGGTGAGGGGACGCTGACAGGCTTCTTTCTCCCGGTGTTCCGTCACGGGCCGTCCGCACCCGCGGTCATCTGCGTCAGCGACGAGGAAATCACCCTGGGCTCGATGATGAGCAGGCTGTTGGCAGCTTCACCCCGCCGAAACATGTCGCTCCTGCTCGTCGATGCCGGCAATTCATCCGTTCGCCGCACCTTCAAGCCTGAGCATGTGCTTCAATGCTGGCTGGACTATCTTGCGGCTCGGCCGGATGTCGATGCGCAGCGGATCGCCATCTATGGCGAAGGGGCGGGCGCCACTCAAGCGTCCCGCCTCGCCCTCACTGACAGGCGGATCGCTGCGGCCGTGTGCGACGGAGGCCTTCTGACGCCGGTCATGCGTCGGGCCTCACTCCGCTGGATGACCGGCTTTGAGCAGGCCGCTCATGACGGCGCCTCGACGGGTCCGTCGCTGCCGTCGCGCCGGATGTCATGCCCGCTTCTCATGGCCGTCGGGAGCCGCTCAATGGTATGCGAGCAGGATGCTCTCGAGCTGCAAGCCGGCTATCGGCAGGCCGGAGGCGATTGCTCGGTGGTCGTGCCGAACCGCATCCCGCATCCGCTGGGCGAGGTCGAGAACTTCATCGCTGTCGACGATTTCATTTTCGAATGGCTCGACAGCAAGCTTGGCGCTGCCCGCCAGCTTGGTCCCGTAACCTACCTCTAG
- a CDS encoding ketopantoate reductase family protein, producing MARNILILGASYGSLLGTKLLMAGHNVTLVCRAKTAELINRDGTEVRIKLRDEAVHRAIFSRDLPGKLDAVTPANVDLSRYDMVGLAMQEPQYTNHTVRVLMVRIAAAKLPCLSIMNMPPLPYLKRIPSLADMDLEEAYTNAQVWERFEPGLVTLCSPDPQAFRPPEEAANVLHVGLPTNFKASAFADEKHNKVLRELEADIDAVTLDGNDVPVKLKVFDSLFVPLAKWSMLLTGNYRCITPNEPQSIRDAVHGDLARSQTIYDHVDAIARRLGADPQDQVPFAKYAKAAESLLKPSSAARAVASGAPFIERVDLLVKLISHQLGTPNPEIDRTVETVDLKLNEKIVQGGSGAQ from the coding sequence ATGGCGCGTAACATCCTGATTCTCGGGGCTTCCTACGGCTCCCTGCTGGGCACGAAGCTGCTGATGGCAGGGCACAACGTGACCCTGGTTTGCCGCGCCAAGACCGCGGAGCTGATCAATCGCGACGGTACCGAGGTGCGCATCAAGCTGCGTGACGAGGCGGTGCACCGGGCGATCTTCTCGCGCGACCTGCCCGGCAAACTCGATGCCGTGACCCCGGCCAATGTCGACCTCTCCCGCTATGACATGGTCGGCCTTGCGATGCAGGAGCCGCAATACACCAACCACACGGTCCGCGTTCTCATGGTCAGGATCGCCGCGGCGAAGCTGCCGTGCCTGTCGATCATGAACATGCCGCCGCTGCCCTACCTGAAGCGGATTCCCTCGCTCGCCGACATGGATCTCGAGGAGGCCTATACCAATGCGCAGGTGTGGGAGCGCTTCGAGCCAGGCCTGGTGACGCTGTGCTCGCCCGACCCGCAGGCCTTCCGTCCGCCTGAAGAAGCCGCGAACGTGCTTCATGTCGGCCTGCCCACGAATTTCAAGGCGTCGGCCTTCGCCGACGAAAAGCACAACAAGGTGCTGCGCGAGCTCGAAGCCGACATCGACGCGGTGACCCTCGACGGCAACGACGTGCCGGTGAAGCTGAAAGTGTTCGATTCGTTGTTCGTGCCGCTGGCGAAATGGTCGATGCTGCTGACCGGCAATTACCGCTGCATCACGCCGAATGAGCCGCAATCGATCCGCGACGCCGTGCACGGTGACCTCGCGCGCTCGCAGACGATCTACGACCATGTCGACGCGATCGCCCGCCGCCTCGGCGCCGATCCGCAGGACCAGGTGCCGTTCGCGAAATACGCCAAGGCCGCCGAAAGCCTGCTCAAGCCGTCATCGGCCGCGCGCGCGGTGGCGAGCGGCGCCCCCTTCATCGAGCGCGTCGACCTCTTGGTCAAACTGATCTCGCATCAGCTCGGCACCCCCAATCCCGAGATCGACCGCACGGTCGAGACCGTGGACCTGAAGCTGAACGAGAAGATCGTGCAGGGCGGATCGGGCGCGCAGTAG
- a CDS encoding YkgJ family cysteine cluster protein, which translates to MDQAMLSVARAVEAGATTMRGVIDATGLSRLKIERALNALEKQMLLVRDGQGFRATGLPKTARPARQCGSCNACCDILEVAGVDKPVNQLCKHWQAGTGCSIYERRPQMCRSFVCAWLQGHLDDEWFPAKSGIVVHFSQDAVNVTVDDDCPDRWREEPYFSKLAEWSLNGIRRIGNRGYATLVVSGENRFLLLGRTIVPDPTLFGTAFVPLNADTFRFWRATSPEHLQRLHERIAEIERIRQEFGSCAIPGNEDDDPQAPYRPALLRQSNHA; encoded by the coding sequence ATGGATCAGGCCATGCTGAGCGTCGCCCGCGCGGTAGAGGCAGGCGCGACGACGATGAGGGGCGTGATCGACGCCACCGGACTGTCCCGTCTCAAGATCGAACGTGCGTTGAATGCGCTGGAGAAGCAGATGCTGCTGGTCCGCGACGGCCAGGGCTTCCGCGCGACCGGCCTGCCAAAGACGGCCCGGCCCGCCCGGCAATGCGGATCGTGCAACGCCTGCTGCGATATTCTGGAGGTGGCCGGCGTCGACAAGCCGGTGAACCAGCTCTGCAAGCATTGGCAGGCGGGTACCGGATGCAGCATCTATGAGCGCCGCCCGCAGATGTGCCGGTCCTTCGTCTGCGCCTGGCTGCAGGGCCATCTCGACGACGAGTGGTTTCCGGCGAAGTCGGGCATCGTGGTGCATTTCAGCCAGGACGCCGTCAACGTCACCGTCGATGACGATTGTCCCGATCGCTGGCGCGAGGAGCCCTATTTCAGCAAGCTTGCCGAATGGTCGCTGAACGGCATCAGGCGGATCGGAAACCGCGGCTACGCGACCCTTGTGGTCTCCGGCGAAAACCGGTTCCTGCTGCTCGGGCGCACCATCGTTCCCGATCCGACGCTGTTCGGAACGGCGTTCGTGCCGCTCAACGCCGACACCTTCCGGTTCTGGCGGGCGACATCGCCGGAGCATTTGCAGCGGCTGCACGAGCGCATCGCCGAGATCGAACGGATCAGGCAGGAATTCGGCTCCTGCGCGATACCCGGGAACGAGGACGACGATCCGCAAGCCCCCTACCGGCCCGCACTTCTACGGCAATCGAATCACGCCTGA
- a CDS encoding helicase HerA domain-containing protein: protein MTVAIEMGQTTAGAAAAMDLEELLATRLLVQGNSGSGKSHLLRRLLEQSAPWVQQAIIDPEGDFVTLAEHFGHLVIEAEDHTERGLQVAGERARLHRVSTVLNLEGLDAENQMRRAAAFLGGLFDVGRDHWYPMLVVVDEAQLFAPAVAGEVSDEARKLSLGAMTNLMCRGRKRGLAGIIATQRLAKLAKNVAAEASNFLMGRTFLDIDMARAADLLGMERRQAESFRDLERGQFMALGPALSRRPLRLNIGATDTQPRNSTPRLMPLPEATTEDMRAVILAAPPPDASRPQRRPAPDLLEQLRAAKAAATPEIRTEVVEAPVSAEELAERRERVDRTLRAVLAEPDAGFRAVGVLYQEFAVRCRIEGLGAAVPDLNEFRRMLTHARAGLGTDLADDDAWQDVSLRASILPDDMQGVFMMIARAAKEGWPCPGDAAIARAYGSHSLRRAQRLLGYMEEQGLIVVQLDGGGRRIVTLVELAWATAPGDPNGDDLPAEPVQSAASA from the coding sequence ATGACGGTTGCGATCGAGATGGGGCAGACCACGGCAGGCGCCGCGGCGGCCATGGACCTCGAGGAACTGCTGGCGACCCGTCTCCTGGTGCAGGGCAATTCGGGCTCCGGCAAGTCGCATCTGCTGCGGCGGCTCTTGGAACAGAGCGCGCCCTGGGTGCAGCAGGCCATCATCGACCCCGAAGGCGACTTCGTCACGCTGGCCGAGCATTTCGGTCATCTGGTGATCGAGGCCGAGGACCACACCGAGCGCGGCCTTCAGGTCGCCGGCGAGCGCGCGCGGCTGCACCGGGTCTCCACCGTGCTCAATCTCGAAGGGCTCGACGCCGAGAACCAGATGCGGCGTGCGGCGGCTTTCCTCGGCGGTCTGTTCGATGTCGGCCGCGACCATTGGTACCCGATGCTGGTGGTGGTGGACGAGGCGCAGCTGTTCGCACCGGCGGTCGCCGGTGAAGTCTCGGACGAGGCGCGCAAGCTTTCGCTCGGCGCGATGACCAATCTGATGTGCCGCGGCCGCAAGCGTGGCCTCGCCGGCATCATCGCGACCCAGCGCCTGGCAAAACTTGCCAAGAACGTCGCGGCCGAAGCCTCAAACTTCCTGATGGGCCGGACCTTCCTCGACATCGACATGGCGCGCGCGGCCGACCTGCTCGGCATGGAACGGCGGCAGGCCGAATCCTTCCGCGATCTCGAGCGCGGACAGTTCATGGCGCTGGGCCCGGCGCTGTCACGCCGTCCGCTGCGTCTCAACATCGGCGCGACCGACACCCAGCCGCGCAATTCGACGCCGCGGCTGATGCCGCTGCCGGAGGCAACGACGGAAGACATGCGCGCGGTGATCCTGGCCGCACCGCCGCCTGACGCCAGCCGGCCGCAGCGCCGGCCAGCGCCCGACTTGCTCGAACAGCTCCGCGCCGCGAAGGCGGCCGCGACGCCGGAGATTCGCACCGAAGTAGTCGAGGCGCCGGTCAGCGCCGAAGAGCTCGCCGAGCGGCGCGAGCGCGTGGATCGCACGCTGCGTGCCGTGCTCGCCGAGCCCGATGCGGGCTTCCGCGCGGTCGGCGTGCTCTACCAGGAGTTCGCGGTCCGCTGCCGCATCGAGGGGCTCGGCGCGGCCGTGCCCGACCTCAACGAATTCCGCCGCATGCTGACGCATGCGCGCGCCGGGCTCGGCACGGATCTCGCCGATGACGACGCCTGGCAGGACGTGTCGCTGCGCGCCTCGATCCTGCCCGACGACATGCAGGGCGTGTTCATGATGATCGCGCGCGCGGCCAAGGAAGGCTGGCCCTGCCCCGGCGATGCCGCGATCGCGCGTGCCTACGGCTCGCATTCGCTGCGCCGCGCCCAGCGCCTGCTCGGCTACATGGAGGAGCAGGGCCTGATCGTCGTCCAGCTCGACGGCGGCGGCCGCCGGATCGTGACGCTGGTGGAGCTGGCCTGGGCCACCGCGCCCGGCGATCCCAATGGCGACGACCTGCCGGCGGAGCCGGTTCAGAGCGCGGCTTCGGCCTGA
- a CDS encoding HoxN/HupN/NixA family nickel/cobalt transporter → MVLLFGGLIAANIAAWAWAFAAFGDRPTVMATALLAWVFGLRHAVDADHIAAIDNVVRKLMQAGDTPRSVGLYFALGHSTIVVVATVLLALGVVNLGGDSLLREVGGLIGTSVSALFLLVIAAINLVIFAGLWRTFRAAREQGVHDAAGLDALLVNRGFLARLLGPMFRLVTKPWHMYPLGFLFGLGFDTATEIGLLSISASEAARGASLADILVFPALFASGMALVDTADSALMVSAYRWAFVDPLRKLWYNLTITGASVAVALLIGGIEALGLIADRLGLSGGVWTLVDGLNESLANVGFAVIALFALAWLVSVLLYRRIFADERRRAPDALSSPSAQAEAAL, encoded by the coding sequence ATGGTGCTGCTGTTCGGCGGGCTCATCGCCGCCAACATTGCCGCATGGGCCTGGGCCTTCGCGGCGTTCGGTGACCGGCCGACGGTGATGGCGACCGCGCTGCTCGCCTGGGTGTTTGGCCTGCGCCACGCCGTCGACGCCGACCACATCGCCGCCATCGACAATGTCGTGCGCAAGCTGATGCAGGCGGGCGATACGCCGCGATCGGTCGGCCTCTACTTCGCGCTCGGCCATTCCACAATCGTCGTGGTCGCGACCGTGCTGCTGGCGCTGGGCGTGGTGAACCTTGGCGGCGACAGCCTGCTCAGGGAGGTCGGTGGCCTGATCGGCACGTCCGTGTCGGCGCTGTTCCTGCTCGTGATCGCGGCCATCAATCTCGTCATCTTCGCCGGCCTGTGGCGCACGTTTCGCGCGGCGCGCGAGCAGGGCGTTCACGACGCCGCAGGCCTCGACGCGCTGCTCGTCAATCGCGGATTCCTGGCGCGGCTGCTCGGCCCGATGTTTCGCCTGGTGACAAAGCCCTGGCACATGTACCCGCTTGGTTTCCTGTTCGGGCTCGGCTTCGACACCGCGACCGAGATCGGGCTGCTCAGCATCTCCGCGAGCGAAGCCGCGCGTGGCGCTTCGCTCGCCGATATCCTGGTCTTTCCCGCGTTGTTCGCATCAGGCATGGCGCTGGTCGACACCGCGGACTCGGCGCTGATGGTCAGCGCCTATCGCTGGGCCTTCGTCGATCCGCTGCGAAAGCTCTGGTACAACCTCACGATCACCGGTGCCTCCGTCGCGGTCGCGCTGTTGATCGGCGGCATCGAGGCGCTTGGCCTGATCGCCGACCGGCTCGGCCTGTCCGGCGGCGTATGGACGCTGGTCGACGGCCTTAACGAGTCGCTCGCCAATGTCGGCTTCGCCGTGATCGCGCTGTTTGCGCTCGCCTGGCTCGTCTCGGTCTTGCTCTATCGCAGGATCTTTGCAGATGAGCGGCGGCGCGCGCCGGACGCGCTCTCCAGCCCGTCGGCTCAGGCCGAAGCCGCGCTCTGA
- a CDS encoding ABC transporter ATP-binding protein — translation MTDNEPEPLLALSDVNTFYGQAQVHFDLSITVGRGHIVCLLGGNASGKSTTMKIILGLVKPRSGDVTFDGASLLGLTTPQIVRRGIASVPEARRLFADMSVRENILMGAFVRNDRDAVAQDLDKMLTLFPKLGQRLAQRAGSLSGGEQQMVAMARALMSRPRMIVMDEPTMGLSPLYVDRVLELIRTINQDGVSVFMVEQNARLALEIAHEAYVLQTGKIVLSGPARALKDDPRVRDAYLGGSEAA, via the coding sequence ATGACCGACAATGAACCCGAACCGCTGCTGGCGCTGTCTGATGTCAACACCTTCTACGGCCAGGCCCAGGTCCATTTCGACCTGTCGATCACGGTCGGCCGCGGCCACATCGTCTGCCTGCTCGGTGGCAATGCCAGCGGCAAATCGACGACGATGAAGATCATTTTGGGCCTGGTGAAGCCGCGTTCGGGCGACGTGACCTTCGACGGTGCCTCACTGCTGGGTCTGACCACGCCGCAGATCGTTCGCCGCGGCATCGCCTCGGTGCCGGAGGCGCGGCGGCTGTTCGCGGACATGAGCGTGCGCGAAAACATCCTGATGGGTGCCTTCGTGCGCAACGATCGCGACGCGGTGGCGCAGGATCTCGACAAGATGCTCACCCTGTTCCCAAAACTGGGCCAGCGGCTGGCGCAGCGCGCGGGCTCCCTGTCGGGCGGCGAGCAGCAGATGGTCGCGATGGCGCGTGCGTTGATGAGCCGGCCCAGGATGATCGTGATGGACGAGCCGACCATGGGCCTGTCGCCGCTCTATGTCGACCGCGTGCTGGAGCTGATCCGCACCATCAATCAGGACGGCGTGTCGGTGTTCATGGTCGAGCAGAATGCGAGGCTCGCACTCGAGATCGCGCACGAGGCCTATGTGCTCCAGACCGGCAAGATCGTGCTCTCGGGCCCGGCGCGGGCGCTGAAGGACGATCCTCGCGTGCGCGACGCCTATCTCGGCGGCTCCGAGGCTGCGTAG
- a CDS encoding ABC transporter ATP-binding protein, with protein MAEQSPMLSLRGLTRRFGGLTAVDAIDLDLARGELISIIGPNGAGKTTLFNLVTGLDRPDAGEVRFEGQDITGLSPERLAGQGIARTFQLGRVFGNLSVMDNVLIGAHTRLRAVKPAVPVIGPLLELGLALLRPASVRAEEERLREEVKAILARFGERLLPRIDQPAYSLSYANRRRVEIARALALKPRLLLLDEPTAGMNPTETAEMQALVAELKAEGLTILLIEHKLEMVMRLSDRVIVMDEGKKIAEGPGEEVRNDPKVIEAYLGHGLSGTAEQESAA; from the coding sequence ATGGCGGAGCAGTCTCCCATGCTATCGCTGCGCGGGCTGACGCGCCGTTTCGGCGGTCTCACCGCCGTGGACGCCATCGATCTCGACCTCGCCAGGGGCGAGCTCATCAGCATCATCGGCCCGAACGGCGCCGGCAAGACGACGCTGTTCAACCTCGTCACCGGGCTCGACCGGCCCGACGCCGGCGAAGTCCGCTTTGAAGGGCAGGACATCACGGGCCTGTCGCCGGAACGGCTCGCTGGCCAGGGCATCGCGCGCACGTTCCAGCTCGGCCGCGTCTTCGGCAATCTCAGCGTGATGGATAATGTCCTGATCGGCGCCCATACGCGGCTGCGCGCGGTGAAACCGGCGGTGCCGGTGATCGGCCCGCTGCTGGAATTGGGATTGGCGCTGCTGCGCCCGGCCAGCGTCAGAGCCGAAGAAGAGCGGCTGCGCGAGGAGGTGAAAGCCATCCTCGCCCGCTTCGGCGAGCGGCTGCTGCCGCGGATCGACCAGCCGGCCTACAGCCTGTCCTACGCCAACCGCCGCCGCGTCGAGATCGCACGCGCGCTCGCGCTGAAGCCGCGCCTGCTGCTGCTCGACGAGCCGACCGCCGGCATGAACCCGACCGAGACCGCGGAGATGCAGGCGCTCGTCGCCGAGCTGAAGGCCGAAGGGCTGACCATTCTCCTGATCGAGCACAAGCTGGAGATGGTGATGCGTCTCTCCGACCGCGTCATCGTCATGGACGAAGGCAAGAAGATCGCGGAAGGGCCGGGCGAAGAGGTGCGCAACGATCCCAAGGTGATCGAGGCGTATCTCGGCCACGGCCTGTCGGGGACGGCAGAGCAGGAGAGCGCGGCATGA
- a CDS encoding ABC transporter permease, translating to MSSWLDYTINGLIVGNVYALVAVGLALIFGVSRLINFAQGSIYLVGAYIGWVAVVQLHTPLPLTIIVVAVAAAIVGLIIERFGLRPLQNSVRIAPLLATIGISFVLDQLVMLTFSPNPRALPSQLPDVRFQVGGGTIGPLDLLIAGVGLTSALLLFVFLRYSKLGWAVRAASQDRDAAMQMGVDVNRVNQAVFGIAAALGGVSGLLVGMYYNQIDTAMSLQATLKGVVAEVVGGAGNVPGAVIGSLLLGLVESYGVAVFGTSYRNLFAFLLLVIVLVLRPNGLFASARQAPPEPLTGTFIAPSRPVRIPRWALLIAAGVFAILPFFPVSFYVLQTLINAWLLGMLALSLTLVAGTVGQVSLGHAALLAIGAYTSALLSLNFSVPVGLAIIGGGLMSAALGTALISPSFRLRGHYVSIATLAIGEIVSLVILNWESVTRGPIGISGIPPLSLFGYDLISPSSIYWFSFAVMVVLALLQGRLLGSHLGRSFRAIRDDDIAARAYGLSLNRYKSLAFIFGGFAAGVSGGIAAHLYSYINHETFNTQQSILALTVVILGGLGNVVGAILGAVALVGLPEVFRIAAEYRILIYGIVLLLLVRFRPQGLLGTM from the coding sequence GTGTCTTCCTGGCTCGACTACACGATCAACGGGCTGATCGTCGGCAATGTCTACGCGCTCGTTGCGGTCGGGCTCGCGCTGATCTTCGGCGTCAGCCGGCTGATCAACTTTGCGCAGGGCTCGATCTATCTCGTCGGCGCCTATATCGGCTGGGTCGCGGTGGTGCAGCTGCATACGCCGCTGCCGCTCACCATCATCGTGGTCGCGGTGGCAGCGGCGATCGTCGGGCTGATCATCGAGCGGTTCGGCCTGCGTCCGCTCCAGAACTCGGTGCGCATCGCGCCGCTGCTCGCGACCATCGGCATCAGCTTCGTGCTCGACCAGCTGGTGATGCTGACCTTCTCGCCGAATCCGCGCGCGCTGCCGAGCCAGTTGCCGGACGTTCGCTTCCAGGTCGGCGGCGGCACGATCGGGCCTCTTGATCTGCTCATCGCCGGTGTCGGCCTCACCAGTGCGCTGCTATTGTTCGTGTTCCTGCGTTACAGCAAGCTCGGCTGGGCAGTGCGCGCCGCTTCGCAGGATCGCGATGCCGCGATGCAGATGGGCGTCGACGTCAACCGCGTCAATCAGGCGGTGTTCGGCATCGCGGCCGCGCTCGGCGGCGTCTCCGGCCTGCTGGTCGGCATGTACTACAACCAGATCGACACTGCGATGAGCCTGCAGGCGACGCTCAAGGGCGTTGTCGCTGAAGTCGTCGGCGGCGCCGGCAACGTGCCCGGCGCGGTGATCGGCAGCCTGCTGCTGGGACTCGTCGAAAGCTACGGCGTCGCGGTGTTCGGCACCAGCTACCGCAATCTGTTCGCGTTCCTGCTTCTCGTCATCGTGCTCGTGCTGCGTCCGAACGGCCTGTTCGCGAGCGCCCGGCAGGCACCGCCCGAGCCGCTCACCGGCACCTTCATCGCGCCGAGCCGCCCGGTGCGCATCCCGCGCTGGGCGCTGCTGATTGCGGCCGGCGTGTTCGCGATCCTGCCGTTCTTCCCGGTGTCCTTCTACGTGCTCCAGACCCTGATCAACGCCTGGCTGCTCGGCATGCTCGCGCTCAGCCTGACGCTGGTTGCGGGCACGGTGGGGCAGGTCTCGCTCGGACATGCGGCGCTGCTGGCGATCGGCGCCTACACATCCGCGCTGCTGTCGCTCAATTTCTCCGTCCCCGTCGGCCTCGCCATTATCGGCGGCGGCCTGATGAGCGCCGCGCTCGGCACCGCGCTGATCTCGCCGTCGTTCCGCCTGCGCGGGCACTACGTGTCGATCGCGACGCTCGCCATCGGCGAAATCGTGTCGCTGGTGATTTTGAACTGGGAAAGCGTCACCCGCGGTCCGATCGGCATCTCGGGCATCCCGCCGCTGTCGCTGTTCGGCTATGACTTGATCAGCCCGAGCTCGATCTACTGGTTCAGCTTCGCGGTGATGGTCGTGCTGGCGCTGTTGCAGGGGCGTCTGCTCGGGTCGCATCTCGGCCGCAGCTTCCGCGCCATTCGCGACGACGACATCGCCGCGCGCGCCTATGGCCTCAGCCTGAACCGCTACAAGTCGCTGGCCTTCATCTTCGGCGGCTTCGCCGCCGGCGTCAGCGGCGGCATCGCCGCGCATCTCTACTCCTACATCAACCACGAGACCTTCAACACGCAACAATCGATCCTGGCACTGACGGTGGTGATCCTCGGCGGCCTCGGCAATGTCGTCGGCGCCATCCTCGGAGCGGTCGCACTGGTCGGCCTGCCGGAAGTCTTCCGGATCGCGGCGGAGTACCGCATCCTGATCTATGGCATCGTGCTGCTGCTGCTCGTGCGGTTCAGGCCGCAGGGCCTGCTGGGGACGATGTGA
- a CDS encoding alkylhydroperoxidase domain protein, translating to MSTTVNPPVVFTQDELGWVSWIEPLPEAELTERHFNGLVDRSRAKSEYFRLLVRDPEVLEARTKTDKDIFYNTADGLPRAERELAAAATSRYNGCIYCASVHARFASTYSKRRDDVQRLLDEGINADLGERWNAVVKASVALAATPIAFGPDNIEELRRAGLDDAEIVDVINGASFFNWANRLMLSLGEPSK from the coding sequence ATGAGCACCACCGTCAATCCGCCCGTCGTCTTCACCCAGGACGAGCTCGGCTGGGTCTCCTGGATCGAGCCGTTGCCCGAGGCCGAGCTGACCGAGCGGCATTTCAATGGCCTGGTCGATCGCTCCCGCGCCAAGTCCGAATATTTCCGCCTTCTCGTGCGCGATCCCGAGGTGCTGGAAGCCCGCACCAAGACCGACAAGGATATCTTCTACAACACAGCCGATGGCCTGCCGCGCGCCGAGCGCGAGCTCGCGGCGGCCGCGACCTCGCGCTACAACGGCTGCATCTATTGCGCCTCGGTGCATGCGCGCTTCGCCAGCACCTATTCCAAGCGCCGCGACGACGTGCAGCGCCTGCTTGACGAAGGCATCAATGCCGATCTCGGCGAGCGCTGGAACGCCGTCGTCAAGGCGTCGGTCGCCCTGGCCGCGACGCCGATCGCGTTCGGTCCGGACAATATCGAGGAGCTGCGTCGCGCCGGCCTTGACGATGCCGAGATCGTCGACGTCATCAACGGCGCCTCGTTCTTCAACTGGGCGAACCGGCTGATGCTGTCGCTCGGCGAGCCCTCGAAATAG
- a CDS encoding CMD domain protein encodes MATIDIIDTLAGIEPGSALDAIRARRLQARENAQKSYLSLFEPVDAGDFSLTERAAVAAFVTGLHGESPVATYYREKLAATADGKKLLEVIDAEIARGKTSGPYGSFPAGPLSVENTAGLIYRVSAASKSALGARLVAALEHAHLLVFRPRDAASADMKALLAAGWTNTGIVTFSQLVAFLSFQVRVVSGLRTLAAANA; translated from the coding sequence ATGGCAACAATAGATATCATCGACACGCTCGCCGGGATCGAACCGGGGTCGGCGCTGGACGCCATCCGCGCGCGCCGCCTGCAGGCGCGCGAGAACGCACAGAAAAGCTATCTCTCGCTGTTCGAGCCGGTCGACGCCGGCGATTTCTCGCTTACGGAGCGCGCGGCGGTCGCGGCCTTCGTGACCGGGCTCCATGGCGAGTCGCCCGTTGCCACCTACTATCGCGAGAAGCTTGCGGCCACCGCAGATGGCAAAAAGCTGCTGGAAGTGATCGACGCCGAGATCGCGCGAGGCAAAACCTCGGGTCCGTATGGCTCCTTTCCGGCCGGTCCGCTGTCGGTCGAGAACACGGCCGGCCTGATCTATCGCGTGAGTGCGGCGAGCAAGTCCGCTCTCGGCGCCCGGCTCGTCGCAGCGCTCGAGCATGCGCATCTGCTGGTATTCCGTCCGCGTGATGCCGCATCCGCCGACATGAAGGCGCTGCTTGCCGCCGGCTGGACGAACACCGGCATCGTCACGTTCTCCCAGCTCGTCGCGTTCCTGTCGTTCCAGGTGCGGGTCGTTAGCGGCTTGCGCACGCTTGCCGCAGCGAACGCGTAA